A portion of the Chondrinema litorale genome contains these proteins:
- a CDS encoding NCS2 family permease has product MKNFFRLEENKTNFRQEAIAGLTTFFTMAYIIFVNPAILSKTGMDFNSVMLATCISAGVGTLVMGLLANYPFAQAPGMGLNAYFTFTVVLGMGYTWQQALAAVFISGVLFIILTLTGTRKAIVEAIPLSIRLAIPAGIGMFIALIGFNNAGIIRFNQGPIIDIILATEEFDQGKMIGEVLGAPSQVLEFGDFSNPSVILAILGFALLSTLMVLKVRAALFFGIILTVLIGIPMGVTQIPDTFTLSNFDISPTFFKLDFNGLLYNAEGEISFSELFLNIVTVVISFTLVDLFDTIGTLLGTAAKGGFLDKDGKLPRMNRALTADAIATTLGALLGTSSVTTYIESGSGIVAGGKTGLTAVFVAIFFLLSVFLAPFAGIVPVAATAPALIMVGVLMMSSLKHINFDNLEEAIPAFLIIAVMPFSYSIANGIAAGLIFYTLIKVVKGDAAKVHPVVYVITLLFIIRFILV; this is encoded by the coding sequence ATGAAAAATTTTTTCCGGTTAGAAGAGAACAAAACAAACTTTAGGCAAGAAGCCATTGCCGGTTTGACTACCTTTTTTACCATGGCTTACATCATTTTTGTAAATCCGGCCATACTCTCTAAAACCGGAATGGACTTTAACAGTGTAATGTTGGCAACCTGCATTTCGGCGGGAGTGGGTACACTGGTAATGGGCTTACTGGCAAATTACCCTTTTGCACAGGCACCGGGTATGGGGTTAAATGCCTATTTCACCTTTACAGTAGTTTTAGGGATGGGTTACACTTGGCAGCAAGCATTGGCAGCAGTGTTTATTTCAGGTGTATTATTTATCATTCTTACTTTAACAGGAACAAGAAAAGCAATAGTTGAAGCTATTCCATTATCTATTAGGTTGGCGATTCCTGCAGGTATCGGTATGTTCATCGCATTAATTGGTTTTAATAATGCAGGAATTATCCGTTTTAATCAGGGACCGATTATCGATATTATTCTAGCAACAGAAGAGTTCGATCAGGGAAAAATGATTGGCGAGGTATTAGGTGCACCTTCTCAGGTTTTAGAGTTTGGCGACTTTTCAAATCCTTCTGTAATATTAGCCATATTGGGTTTTGCTTTACTGAGTACTTTAATGGTATTAAAAGTAAGAGCAGCCTTGTTTTTCGGAATTATTTTAACTGTGCTTATCGGAATTCCTATGGGAGTTACCCAAATTCCTGATACATTTACACTGAGCAATTTCGATATAAGTCCAACTTTTTTTAAGCTGGATTTTAACGGTTTGCTTTATAATGCTGAGGGAGAAATCTCTTTCTCAGAACTGTTTTTAAACATAGTTACAGTTGTAATTTCTTTTACACTGGTAGATTTGTTCGATACCATAGGTACTTTACTTGGTACAGCCGCTAAAGGTGGTTTTTTAGATAAAGATGGCAAACTACCAAGAATGAACAGAGCTTTAACAGCCGATGCAATTGCCACTACATTAGGTGCTTTGTTGGGTACATCTTCTGTAACTACCTACATAGAGAGCGGTTCTGGAATTGTTGCCGGTGGTAAAACCGGTTTAACAGCAGTGTTTGTGGCTATCTTTTTTTTACTTTCAGTTTTTCTGGCACCATTTGCAGGCATTGTACCTGTAGCGGCAACTGCTCCTGCCTTAATTATGGTTGGGGTGCTCATGATGTCATCTTTAAAGCATATTAACTTCGATAATTTAGAAGAAGCCATACCAGCTTTTTTAATTATAGCAGTCATGCCTTTTTCTTACAGCATAGCAAATGGGATAGCTGCAGGCTTAATATTTTATACATTAATTAAAGTAGTGAAAGGAGACGCTGCTAAAGTGCATCCTGTGGTGTATGTAATTACACTACTATTTATTATCAGGTTTATACTAGTGTAA
- a CDS encoding M56 family metallopeptidase encodes MILYLLQVTCCSILFLLIYQYLLRKDTFFLRNRIYLLLAPVLSFVLPLFQWDLSFFTKDSIAGIASTILLEQVQVYGFDANENTIQFETWLAGIAIIGSVLYLAYTGLGLLKISNLLEKSPKKYLPEYTLVELDSNQEPFSFMSYLFWGKTSQLSETEKQIIIRHELAHIKGNHSYDVLYMELLCGLCWFIPLFFIYKNLLKELHEFIADADASQSSGTKNYTNLMVRNTLNSLNLNLSHNFYQSPIIKRLEMMNKKRTPIVKHVKLLMVAPVIALLSFMFSCEGNQDEAGFPTEEITEKKSLEFDTSDDIFEIAETSAEPIGGYAAFYTYVKETLVYPEQAKRIGVEGKVYVQFVVNTDGSLTDITVIRGIGAGCDAAAKKILENAPNFTPAEQAGKYVKQRIVLPINFKLG; translated from the coding sequence ATGATCTTATACTTATTACAGGTAACATGTTGCAGTATCCTTTTTCTGCTCATTTATCAATATCTCTTAAGAAAAGATACCTTCTTTTTAAGAAATAGAATTTATCTTCTTTTAGCTCCGGTTTTATCTTTTGTACTTCCCTTGTTCCAATGGGATTTGAGTTTTTTTACCAAAGACTCAATTGCCGGAATAGCTAGTACAATTTTACTGGAACAAGTACAAGTTTATGGTTTCGATGCAAATGAAAACACCATACAGTTTGAAACTTGGTTGGCAGGTATTGCTATTATTGGTTCGGTACTTTACTTGGCATATACGGGTTTAGGTTTACTCAAAATATCAAACCTATTAGAAAAATCTCCAAAAAAGTACCTACCAGAATACACATTGGTAGAATTAGATAGCAACCAAGAGCCATTTTCTTTTATGAGCTACCTTTTCTGGGGAAAAACATCTCAACTCTCAGAAACAGAGAAACAAATTATTATCAGACACGAGCTGGCTCATATTAAAGGCAACCACAGCTACGATGTTTTGTACATGGAGCTACTCTGTGGTTTATGCTGGTTTATTCCGCTGTTCTTTATCTACAAAAACTTATTAAAAGAATTACACGAGTTTATTGCAGACGCAGATGCTTCGCAAAGCAGTGGAACAAAAAATTACACCAACTTAATGGTGCGTAATACACTCAACTCTTTAAATCTCAATTTATCTCACAATTTTTATCAATCTCCCATAATTAAACGATTAGAAATGATGAACAAAAAAAGAACCCCTATTGTAAAGCATGTTAAGTTACTGATGGTTGCCCCAGTAATCGCCCTACTTAGTTTTATGTTTTCTTGCGAAGGAAACCAAGATGAAGCAGGTTTTCCCACAGAAGAAATAACAGAAAAAAAATCACTAGAATTTGATACCTCAGATGATATCTTCGAAATAGCTGAAACATCAGCAGAGCCAATTGGCGGTTATGCAGCGTTTTACACTTATGTTAAAGAAACTTTAGTCTACCCTGAGCAAGCAAAGAGAATTGGTGTAGAAGGCAAAGTATATGTACAGTTTGTAGTAAATACTGATGGTTCTCTTACTGATATAACAGTAATAAGAGGAATCGGTGCTGGTTGCGATGCCGCTGCGAAGAAAATATTAGAAAATGCGCCAAACTTTACTCCTGCTGAGCAAGCTGGTAAATATGTAAAACAAAGAATTGTATTGCCCATTAATTTTAAGTTAGGCTAA
- a CDS encoding M56 family metallopeptidase, translating into MILYLIEVISCSIVFLLIYQFAFRNDTFFLRNRIYLLLAPILSFLLPLYQWDFSFLGTSNEFAETLTLTQVQIYSGETDSTQNTIWFLIGTAALGSLAYFIYTSISILKIRNLLKGATKEQFKDYTLVELNNAYEPFSFLRYLFIGKNSKLTKDEKQIIIKHEVAHIKGKHSYDIIYMELLCGLCWFIPLFFIYKKLIKEVHEFIADNEASQTSGTKSYAKLMAQSTLNSLSLNLSHNFYQSPVIKRLEMIHKKRTPWVKQTKLLMLAPTILLLTLAFSCDGDEDLQLTANGKVESKSIEIDESGEIYEMLKESAMPQEGYRKFYKRIQENLQYPEQAKRMGVEGKVYVLFIVDTDGSISEVKAIRGIGAGCDKEAVRLIEEAGDWTPAIRKGKIVKQRIVLPINFKLN; encoded by the coding sequence ATGATTTTGTACTTAATTGAGGTAATCAGTTGCAGCATCGTTTTTCTGCTGATCTACCAATTTGCATTTAGAAACGATACCTTCTTTTTAAGAAATAGAATTTACTTACTGCTGGCTCCTATTCTATCATTTTTATTACCACTTTACCAATGGGATTTCAGCTTTTTGGGTACCTCTAACGAATTTGCAGAAACACTCACGCTAACTCAAGTACAAATCTATAGTGGTGAAACAGACTCAACTCAAAATACTATATGGTTTTTAATCGGAACAGCAGCCTTGGGTAGCTTAGCTTATTTTATTTATACAAGCATATCCATTCTAAAGATTAGAAATTTACTAAAAGGTGCTACAAAAGAACAGTTTAAAGATTATACCCTTGTAGAACTTAACAATGCTTACGAACCCTTCTCTTTCTTAAGATATCTATTTATTGGAAAGAACTCTAAACTTACTAAAGACGAAAAGCAAATTATTATCAAACACGAAGTGGCCCACATCAAAGGAAAACATAGTTACGACATTATTTATATGGAGTTGCTTTGCGGTTTGTGCTGGTTTATTCCTCTATTCTTTATCTACAAGAAATTAATAAAAGAAGTACACGAGTTTATTGCTGATAATGAAGCTTCGCAAACCAGTGGCACAAAAAGTTACGCCAAGCTTATGGCTCAAAGTACACTTAACTCATTAAGCCTAAATCTCTCTCATAACTTTTACCAATCGCCAGTAATTAAGCGCTTGGAGATGATTCACAAAAAAAGGACTCCATGGGTAAAGCAAACTAAACTGCTCATGCTTGCTCCAACAATTCTATTACTCACATTGGCTTTCTCTTGCGATGGCGACGAAGATTTACAACTCACAGCAAATGGCAAGGTAGAATCTAAATCAATTGAAATAGATGAGTCGGGAGAGATATATGAGATGCTCAAAGAGTCTGCAATGCCACAAGAAGGTTATAGAAAATTTTATAAACGCATTCAAGAAAATTTGCAATACCCTGAGCAAGCAAAAAGGATGGGAGTTGAAGGTAAAGTATATGTTTTATTTATAGTAGATACCGACGGTTCTATTTCAGAAGTGAAAGCAATTAGAGGAATTGGAGCCGGATGCGATAAAGAGGCTGTAAGACTTATTGAAGAAGCTGGTGACTGGACACCGGCTATAAGAAAAGGTAAAATTGTAAAACAAAGAATTGTACTACCAATCAACTTTAAACTGAATTAA
- a CDS encoding methylmalonyl-CoA mutase family protein — protein sequence MQSNESLSFKDFQEINTEEWKNKIIADLKGKDYAESLVWQTKEGFEVDPFYNSENLGEAEKNLESIQNSQLNTENPEFGYRYWFNMQKIVVKDLEIANKQALKALQNGAEGIVFYLDSILSSDNLTVLLNNIKMQYCPVSFYLKKASGELLQNLLNFTKKAGIEKEKTSGEIICNLSETNEVEFYSVFEQLSLFPGYKFQINLGPSELSYSEETADVLAKVVKLTDSLVERGLTADKVLKQISIGINLRNNYFFEIARMRALRMLYTEIANCYEVEYQASDLTISASTTIKIDEATKEDPYLNMLSNTSQAMSGIIGGCTMLTILPHNEGIEEVDEFSMHIARNVSCMLKDESYFDKAVDPAAGSYYLEKLTTQLAEKTWELFQVKA from the coding sequence ATGCAAAGCAACGAGTCATTGTCTTTCAAAGACTTCCAAGAAATAAACACGGAAGAATGGAAGAATAAAATCATTGCCGACCTAAAAGGAAAAGACTATGCAGAAAGTCTGGTCTGGCAGACAAAAGAAGGTTTTGAAGTAGACCCTTTCTATAACAGTGAAAACTTAGGTGAAGCTGAAAAAAATCTGGAAAGTATTCAAAACAGCCAGTTAAATACCGAAAACCCTGAATTTGGTTATCGTTACTGGTTTAATATGCAAAAAATTGTAGTAAAGGATTTGGAGATCGCTAACAAACAAGCACTTAAAGCACTACAAAATGGCGCTGAAGGTATTGTTTTTTACCTAGACTCTATACTATCTTCTGATAACCTAACTGTACTACTAAATAATATTAAAATGCAGTATTGCCCTGTGTCTTTTTACTTGAAAAAAGCATCAGGAGAACTATTGCAAAACCTGCTCAACTTCACTAAAAAAGCAGGAATAGAAAAAGAAAAAACTTCTGGTGAAATCATTTGCAACCTCTCAGAAACAAATGAAGTAGAGTTTTACAGTGTTTTCGAGCAGCTAAGTTTATTTCCGGGTTATAAGTTTCAGATAAACCTTGGCCCTTCTGAACTAAGTTACTCAGAAGAAACCGCAGATGTTTTAGCCAAAGTTGTAAAACTTACTGATTCACTAGTTGAAAGAGGTCTTACTGCAGACAAAGTACTCAAGCAAATTTCAATAGGAATTAATCTTCGTAATAATTACTTCTTTGAAATTGCAAGAATGAGAGCACTTCGCATGCTGTACACCGAAATTGCCAATTGCTATGAAGTGGAATACCAAGCATCTGATTTAACAATTAGTGCTTCTACCACTATTAAAATAGACGAGGCAACCAAAGAAGACCCTTATCTGAATATGCTATCTAATACAAGTCAGGCGATGTCTGGTATTATTGGAGGGTGCACTATGTTAACCATTTTACCTCACAATGAAGGCATTGAAGAAGTAGATGAGTTCTCTATGCACATTGCCAGAAATGTTTCTTGTATGCTAAAAGATGAGTCGTATTTTGATAAAGCAGTTGATCCTGCAGCAGGTTCTTATTACCTAGAAAAACTCACTACTCAGCTAGCTGAGAAAACTTGGGAGCTATTTCAGGTAAAAGCTTAA
- a CDS encoding sodium:solute symporter family protein, with the protein MELSVVDIIIIVLYLFLTVFIGFYISKKASANLEAYFLGGKSLPWYVLGVSNASGMFDITGTMWLVALCFIYGLKSAWIPWLWPVFNQIFLMVFLSAWLRRSNVMTGAEWIQTRFGSGKGAKLSNIIVIVFALVTVVGYLAYAFQGIGKFAYTFLPKSLTLGESVYQLTPNIYGLIFIGITALYVVKGGMYSVVLTEVVQFLVMTVASITVGIVAMYQVPADVVSQIVPDSWYNLFFGWELDLQWDIAAVNEQIQKDGYSLFSIFFMMMVFKGILVSLAGPAPNYDMQRVLSTKSPTEAAKMSGLVSLVLFMPRYMLIAGIAILGLASVNELGLEPLQNSTTGVADFELVLPHVIKNYIPIGLVGLLLAGLLAAFMSTVAATVNAAPAYLVNDIYKKYINPDAEPKTYVKMSYLSTIVVLIIGVGFGFATDSINQVTQWIVNALYGGYAVSNLLKWFWWRLNGYGYFWGMLAGVLASLFLPILPFVDVSFIPLPEDLARFPLMFVLSAVGCIVGSYFTKPQADDELIEFYKRVRPWGFWEPIRQKLLEREPNFKINTSFRRDMVNILIGIVWQVSLVVFPIYLVVRENYLALIAFGVAAITTWLLKINWYDKLED; encoded by the coding sequence ATGGAGTTATCAGTAGTTGATATCATTATTATAGTATTATACCTGTTTTTGACTGTTTTTATAGGTTTCTACATTTCTAAAAAAGCATCAGCAAATCTCGAAGCTTATTTTCTTGGTGGTAAAAGTCTTCCTTGGTATGTATTAGGTGTATCTAATGCTTCTGGAATGTTCGATATCACTGGTACAATGTGGCTCGTAGCACTTTGCTTTATATATGGTTTAAAAAGTGCATGGATTCCGTGGCTCTGGCCAGTTTTCAATCAGATATTTTTAATGGTGTTCCTTTCGGCATGGTTGAGGCGATCAAATGTAATGACGGGAGCCGAGTGGATACAAACGCGTTTTGGTTCTGGTAAAGGTGCCAAGCTTTCAAACATTATAGTAATTGTTTTTGCTTTGGTAACGGTTGTCGGTTATTTGGCTTATGCTTTCCAAGGTATTGGAAAATTTGCTTATACCTTTTTGCCAAAGAGTTTAACATTAGGTGAGTCGGTTTACCAACTTACACCCAATATATACGGCTTAATTTTTATAGGAATTACAGCCCTTTATGTAGTAAAAGGAGGAATGTACAGCGTAGTACTTACAGAGGTTGTTCAGTTTTTAGTGATGACAGTAGCTTCAATTACAGTGGGTATTGTAGCTATGTACCAAGTACCTGCTGATGTTGTTAGCCAAATTGTTCCAGATAGTTGGTATAACCTGTTTTTTGGTTGGGAGCTCGATTTGCAATGGGATATTGCCGCAGTAAATGAGCAGATTCAAAAAGATGGCTATTCGCTTTTCAGCATATTTTTTATGATGATGGTATTTAAAGGAATACTAGTGAGTTTAGCTGGTCCTGCGCCTAACTACGACATGCAGCGTGTGCTTTCTACTAAATCGCCAACCGAAGCTGCAAAAATGAGTGGTTTAGTTTCTTTGGTTTTGTTTATGCCGAGATATATGTTAATTGCTGGTATTGCAATTTTAGGTCTGGCAAGTGTAAATGAGTTGGGCTTAGAACCATTGCAAAACAGTACGACTGGTGTTGCTGATTTCGAGTTGGTGCTTCCACATGTTATTAAAAATTATATTCCTATTGGTTTGGTAGGTTTGCTTTTAGCGGGATTACTCGCTGCTTTTATGTCTACCGTGGCAGCTACTGTAAATGCTGCGCCAGCTTATTTAGTAAATGATATTTATAAGAAATACATCAACCCAGATGCAGAACCAAAAACTTATGTAAAAATGAGTTATTTGTCTACCATCGTAGTGTTAATTATAGGTGTGGGTTTTGGTTTTGCAACCGATTCTATCAATCAAGTAACACAGTGGATAGTGAATGCATTATATGGAGGTTACGCAGTTTCAAACCTATTAAAATGGTTCTGGTGGCGATTAAATGGTTATGGTTATTTCTGGGGAATGCTTGCCGGTGTTTTAGCTTCATTATTCTTACCTATCTTGCCTTTTGTAGATGTATCCTTTATTCCATTGCCAGAAGATTTGGCCAGATTCCCATTAATGTTTGTTTTATCTGCAGTGGGTTGTATTGTTGGTAGTTATTTTACCAAACCTCAAGCAGATGACGAGCTGATAGAGTTTTATAAAAGAGTGAGACCTTGGGGTTTTTGGGAACCTATTCGCCAAAAACTACTCGAAAGAGAGCCTAATTTTAAAATAAACACTTCTTTTAGACGAGATATGGTCAATATTCTAATAGGTATTGTATGGCAGGTTTCTTTGGTTGTATTCCCAATTTATTTAGTAGTAAGAGAAAACTATCTGGCATTGATCGCCTTTGGTGTTGCAGCAATTACCACTTGGTTATTAAAAATTAACTGGTACGATAAGCTGGAAGATTAA
- a CDS encoding BlaI/MecI/CopY family transcriptional regulator, translating into MKKLTTAEEQIMQVLWKLEKAFVKDIIPELPDDPKTGKKPAYNTVSTIVRILETKGFVDHKAYGKTHEYFPIVSKETYSNMFLKNFMGDYFSGSFQKMVSFFMKQNDIKLSEMEQLMKHMEDNQSTEDDSQEQKND; encoded by the coding sequence ATGAAAAAACTAACCACTGCCGAAGAGCAGATAATGCAGGTCTTATGGAAACTGGAAAAAGCCTTTGTAAAAGACATCATTCCAGAATTGCCAGACGATCCGAAAACGGGTAAAAAGCCTGCATACAACACTGTTTCTACCATCGTCAGAATATTGGAAACCAAGGGTTTTGTAGACCACAAAGCTTATGGCAAAACTCACGAATACTTTCCAATTGTGTCGAAAGAAACCTATAGCAATATGTTTCTAAAAAACTTTATGGGCGACTATTTCAGCGGCTCTTTCCAAAAAATGGTCTCCTTCTTTATGAAGCAAAACGACATAAAACTCAGTGAGATGGAACAACTCATGAAACATATGGAAGATAACCAATCTACTGAGGACGATTCTCAAGAACAAAAAAATGATTAA
- a CDS encoding hemerythrin domain-containing protein, which yields MRRHPKLTPVSRQHRKMLMLAQLLKKNAPAYKGLPTTPEGKVEYAIGIYVNLIEDHMEIEEKHIFPMAMKIDEQLEFLANELKEEHKVLKEKFLSLNPIDPNIELMNDLGERLEKHIRKEEREFFQQLQRVGKADLEALSLPIE from the coding sequence ATGCGCAGACATCCAAAACTTACTCCCGTTTCTAGGCAGCATAGAAAAATGCTAATGCTTGCCCAACTGTTAAAAAAGAATGCACCAGCCTATAAGGGCTTACCCACAACTCCCGAAGGTAAAGTCGAGTACGCAATTGGCATTTATGTAAATCTTATTGAAGACCATATGGAGATAGAAGAGAAACACATTTTCCCCATGGCAATGAAGATAGATGAACAATTGGAGTTTCTCGCCAATGAATTAAAAGAAGAGCATAAAGTATTAAAAGAAAAATTTCTATCTCTAAACCCCATAGATCCCAATATTGAACTTATGAACGACTTGGGTGAACGATTAGAAAAACACATCAGAAAAGAAGAAAGAGAGTTTTTTCAGCAACTGCAACGAGTAGGCAAAGCAGATTTGGAAGCACTTTCTTTACCTATTGAGTAA
- the scpA gene encoding methylmalonyl-CoA mutase, with amino-acid sequence MKPDFKNISFKQLLDKSGSRAKQDLEALQLNSWETAEQIPVKPAFSNKDVSNFDHLNFASGIPPFLRGPYSTMYVMRPWTIRQYAGFSTAEESNAFYRRNLAAGQKGLSVAFDLATHRGYDSDHPRVVGDVGKAGVAIDSVLDMQILFDQIPLDKMSVSMTMNGAVIPVMAFYIAAAEEQGVKKEQLSGTIQNDILKEFMVRNTYIYPPLPSMKIIADIFAYTSRYMPRFNSISISGYHMQEAGATNDIELAYTLADGLEYIRTGLKAGLKIDQFAPRLSFFWAIGMNHFMEIAKMRAGRLLWAKVVKEFDPQNAKSMALRTHSQTSGWSLTEQDPFNNVARTYIEAMGAALGHTQSLHTNSFDEAIALPTDFSARIARNTQKFIQQETDITKVIDPWGGSYYVEYLTHQLAQRAWEHMQEVEELGGMAKAIESGIPKMRIEEAAARRQARIDAGKDVIVGVNKYLSDDEKEFEILEVDNKAVLQSQIDRLKKLRAERNEDDVQAALHALTVCAEKKQQGGDDPNKDEENLLALAVDAARKRASLGEISDAMEKPFGRYKAVIRSISGVYSKEAASDESFAEARKLSDQFAELDGRRPRIMVAKMGQDGHDRGAKVIATSFADLGFDVDMGPLFQTPEEVARQAAENDVHLIGASSLAAGHKTLIPQLIDELKKIGREDIEVVAGGVIPPKDYDFLYQAGVMEVFGPGTKIPVAAKKILEKMLLELQEG; translated from the coding sequence ATGAAACCTGACTTTAAGAACATAAGCTTTAAACAGTTGCTGGATAAGTCAGGAAGCAGAGCGAAACAGGACCTGGAAGCACTCCAGTTAAACAGTTGGGAAACCGCTGAGCAAATTCCTGTAAAACCTGCTTTCTCCAACAAAGATGTCAGCAATTTCGATCATCTGAATTTTGCTTCAGGAATCCCGCCATTCCTACGTGGACCTTACTCAACCATGTATGTAATGCGCCCATGGACTATAAGGCAGTATGCAGGTTTTAGTACTGCAGAAGAATCCAATGCATTTTATCGTCGAAACCTTGCTGCTGGCCAAAAAGGTCTATCTGTCGCTTTCGACCTTGCAACTCACAGAGGTTACGATTCTGATCACCCAAGAGTAGTTGGTGATGTGGGTAAAGCTGGTGTTGCTATTGACTCTGTACTTGATATGCAGATTCTTTTCGATCAGATTCCGTTAGACAAGATGTCTGTTTCAATGACAATGAACGGAGCTGTTATTCCGGTAATGGCTTTCTACATTGCTGCTGCGGAAGAACAAGGAGTTAAAAAAGAGCAGTTAAGCGGTACTATCCAAAATGATATTCTAAAAGAATTTATGGTGAGGAATACCTACATATACCCTCCTCTACCAAGTATGAAAATCATTGCAGATATTTTCGCCTATACTTCTCGTTATATGCCTCGATTTAACTCAATCAGTATAAGTGGATACCACATGCAAGAAGCAGGCGCTACAAATGATATTGAACTAGCCTATACCCTTGCAGATGGACTTGAGTACATACGTACAGGTTTAAAAGCAGGGCTTAAAATAGATCAGTTTGCTCCAAGGTTGTCGTTCTTCTGGGCAATTGGCATGAACCACTTTATGGAAATTGCCAAGATGCGTGCCGGAAGATTACTTTGGGCAAAAGTGGTAAAAGAGTTTGATCCTCAAAATGCCAAGTCTATGGCATTGAGAACGCACTCTCAAACCTCAGGTTGGTCTTTAACCGAGCAAGATCCATTTAACAACGTAGCAAGAACATATATAGAAGCTATGGGAGCTGCGCTTGGTCACACACAATCGCTTCACACCAACTCTTTTGATGAAGCTATTGCCTTACCTACAGACTTTTCTGCCCGTATCGCTAGAAATACTCAGAAATTTATTCAACAAGAAACCGACATTACAAAGGTAATTGATCCTTGGGGTGGTAGTTACTATGTGGAATACCTCACTCACCAATTAGCCCAAAGAGCATGGGAACACATGCAAGAAGTGGAAGAACTAGGCGGTATGGCTAAAGCGATTGAAAGTGGAATTCCTAAAATGCGTATCGAAGAAGCTGCTGCAAGAAGACAAGCCAGAATCGATGCAGGAAAAGATGTAATTGTAGGGGTAAATAAATACCTAAGCGATGACGAAAAAGAATTTGAAATTCTAGAAGTAGATAATAAAGCAGTATTACAATCTCAGATCGACAGACTTAAAAAGCTTAGAGCAGAAAGAAATGAAGACGATGTACAAGCTGCATTGCACGCTTTAACAGTTTGTGCTGAGAAAAAACAACAAGGTGGCGATGATCCTAATAAAGACGAAGAAAACCTACTTGCATTAGCAGTAGATGCAGCCAGAAAAAGAGCCTCACTTGGTGAAATATCTGATGCAATGGAAAAACCATTTGGCAGATACAAAGCTGTTATTCGCTCTATTTCTGGAGTATACTCTAAAGAAGCAGCTTCTGACGAAAGCTTTGCAGAAGCCCGTAAATTATCAGACCAGTTTGCCGAACTCGATGGTCGTAGGCCTAGAATTATGGTAGCGAAAATGGGACAAGATGGTCACGATAGAGGTGCTAAGGTAATTGCAACCAGCTTCGCCGACTTAGGTTTCGATGTTGATATGGGTCCATTATTCCAAACTCCAGAAGAAGTTGCAAGACAAGCAGCAGAAAACGATGTACACTTAATCGGTGCTTCATCTTTAGCAGCAGGTCACAAAACACTTATTCCTCAGTTGATAGACGAATTGAAGAAAATCGGAAGAGAAGATATTGAAGTAGTTGCTGGTGGTGTAATTCCTCCGAAAGATTACGATTTCTTATATCAAGCAGGAGTAATGGAAGTATTTGGCCCTGGAACTAAAATTCCTGTGGCAGCTAAGAAAATTCTAGAGAAAATGTTATTGGAACTACAGGAAGGTTAA